Proteins from one Vibrio coralliirubri genomic window:
- a CDS encoding GNAT family N-acetyltransferase, giving the protein MLLFAYSKAFDKEASKVAITEENIQFQLVSNSEFDELFACVKQGIFIHVDSVFGWDDDFQRKRLLNDYHLSWFHWIYREDETVGLVCFKPYDNAYHIHLLIIFPKYQGRSLGKQVMTLIHKRAMEEQRSQVTLSSFKSNARAINFYQSLGYHVADDSDVHFTSLKLKVYKIQ; this is encoded by the coding sequence ATGTTACTGTTTGCTTATTCAAAGGCGTTTGATAAGGAAGCGAGTAAAGTGGCAATAACAGAAGAAAATATACAGTTCCAACTTGTTTCAAATTCTGAATTCGATGAACTGTTTGCGTGTGTTAAACAAGGTATATTCATACATGTAGATAGCGTTTTCGGCTGGGATGACGACTTCCAACGCAAACGACTTTTAAACGATTACCATCTCTCTTGGTTTCATTGGATATATCGCGAAGATGAGACAGTAGGACTCGTCTGCTTTAAGCCTTATGACAACGCATACCATATTCATCTGCTGATCATTTTCCCTAAATACCAAGGCCGTTCGCTTGGCAAGCAAGTCATGACTCTCATACATAAGAGAGCCATGGAAGAGCAACGAAGCCAAGTCACTCTATCGAGTTTTAAAAGTAATGCTCGTGCTATTAACTTTTATCAATCACTGGGCTATCACGTTGCTGATGATAGTGATGTTCACTTTACCTCGTTGAAATTAAAAGTTTATAAAATACAGTAA